In one Oncorhynchus masou masou isolate Uvic2021 chromosome 23, UVic_Omas_1.1, whole genome shotgun sequence genomic region, the following are encoded:
- the ldb3a gene encoding LOW QUALITY PROTEIN: LIM domain-binding protein 3a (The sequence of the model RefSeq protein was modified relative to this genomic sequence to represent the inferred CDS: deleted 2 bases in 1 codon) — protein MSSYNISLSGPAPWGFRLQGGKDFNMPLTISRITPGSKAQQGNLIQGDIIVAIDGVSTEGMTHLEAQNKIKSASFNLALTMQKSKRPFPLSTSTQRMDSPMQQIPHQKVISNTPANNEYVPSFNPIALKDTALSTHKPIEVKGPGGKATIIHAQYNTPISMYSQDAIMDAIAGQSKGHEAGSLPVKDAQVDSASPVYQAVIKTADRDMELNDWARSSSQVQSKSFRLLAHITGTEFMQDPDVEHLRKSREKFDTEFKGPRFAKLKNWHNGLSAQILNLPEKAVVFSTSPTHAALPASAASPNQAASPTAAYQSPEPAPVDPEPTPESHSASCLSFCSLYGQAPPMQKAPPMYQGQSMYQGLCMQQGPSMYQGPAMQQGPPMYQGPPMHQGPPMYQGPPMHQAPPMQRHPMQQPPPMQQSSIQIPVGPPPPKVVSTACIVPAPAPVPATAPAAPEPPSSRPPWITDNSFANKFDPSKSTSTSMKVPALPQSAPPAPAYIPNPGSAHAPPSAPSPAYNPSPAPYNPAPAPFPPIARGVAQRAERLANSSRAPLCGACNNMIRGPFLVALGRSWHPEEFNCHYCHTSLADCSFVEEQNAVYCENCYGEFFAPTCARCNTKIMGEVMHALRQTWHTTCFVCAACGNAFGNSLFHMEDGEPYCEKDYISLFSTKCHGCDFPVEAGDKFIEALGHTWHDTCFVCAVCHVNLEGQPFYSKKEKPLCKKHAHAINV, from the exons ATCACCCCAGGGAGTAAGGCACAGCAGGGCAACCTGATCCAGGGTGACATCATCGTGGCCATCGACGGGGTCAGCACTGAAGGCATGACCCACCTAGAGGCCCAGAACAAGATCAAGTCTGCCAGCTTCAACCTGGCCCTCACCATGCAGAa GTCAAAGCGCCCATTTCCACTTTCCACATCCACCCAAAGAATGGATTCTCCCATGCAACAGATCCCTCACCAGAAG GTTATTTCCAACACTCCTGCCAA CAACGAGTATGTGCCCAGCTTCAACCCCATTGCGCTGAAGGACACTGCCCTGTCCACCCACAAGCCCATCGAGGTGAAGGGTCCTGGGGGCAAGGCCACCATAATCCATGCCCAGTACAACACCCCCATTAGCATGTACTCCCAGGACGCCATCATGGACGCCATCGCCGGACAGTCCAAGGGCCACGAGGCCGG TTCGCTCCCAGTAAAAGATGCTCAGGTAGACAGTGCCTCCCCAGTTTATCAGGCTGTGATCAAGACTGCAGACAGGGACATGGAGTTGAATGACTGGGCCCGCAGCTCCTCCCAGGTGCAGTCCAAGTCCTTCCGCCTCCTCGCCCACATCACGGGAACGGAGTTCA TGCAAGACCCAGACGTGGAACATCTGAGGAAATCAAG GGAAAAGTTTGACACGGAATTTAAAGGTCCACGTTTTGCCAAATTGAAAAATTGGCACAATGGCCTGTCTGCTCAAATCCTTAACCTGCCAGAAAAAGCCGTGGTTT TTTCCACCAGCCCCACACATGCCGCTCTCCCTGCTAGCGCTGCTTCGCCCAATCAGGCAGCTTCGCCTACTGCTGCTTACCAGTCTCCAGAGCCTGCCCCCGTAGACCCTGAACCCACCCCTGAGAG TCACTCAGCTTCTTGTTTATCCTTCTGCAGCCTATATGGCCAGGCTCCCCCCATGCAAAAAGCCCCTCCCATGTACCAGGGGCAATCCATGTACCAGGGGCTTTGTATGCAGCAGGGACCTTCCATGTACCAGGGGCCTGCTATGCAGCAGGGACCTCCCATGTACCAAGGGCCTCCAATGCACCAGGGACCACCCATGTACCAGGGGCCCCCCATGCACCAGGCCCCGCCTATGCAGCGACATCCCATGCAGCAGCCTCCTCCCATGCAGCAAAGCTCTATCCAGATCCCTGTGGGCCCTCCTCCACCCAAGGTGGTCAGCACAGCCTGCATTGTGCCAG CTCCAGCCCCTGTTCCAGCCACAGCCCCGGCCGCCCCTGAACCCCCCTCCAGCAGGCCACCCTGGATCACGGACAACTCTTTTGCCAACAAGTTTGACCCCAGCAAGAGCACCAGCACCAGCATGAAAGTGCCCGCTCTACCTCAGAGTGCCCCACCAGCACCGGCCTACATCCCAAACCCTGGCTCCGCCCACGCCCCTCCCTCTGCCCCAAGCCCTGCCTATAATCCCAGCCCCGCCCCCTACAACCCCGCCCCTGCCCCCTTCCCTCCCATTGCCCGGGGTGTAGCCCAAAGGGCGGAGCGCTTG GCCAACAGCAGCAGAGCACCCCTCTGTGGCGCTTGCAACAACATGATCCG GGGACCCTTCCTGGTGGCCTTGGGTCGCTCCTGGCACCCAGAAGAGTTCAACTGTCACTACTGCCACACATCGCTGGCAGACTGCAGCTTTGTGGAGGAGCAGAACGCAGTGTACTGTGAGAACTGCTACGGAGAGTTCTTTGCCCCCACCTGTGCACGCTGCAACACCAAGATCATGGGG GAGGTGATGCATGCTCTGCGGCAGACATGGCACACCACCTGCTTTGTGTGTGCTGCCTGTGGCAATGCCTTTGGAAACAGCCTATTCCACATGGAGGATGGGGAGCCTTACTGCGAGAAAG ATTACATTTCACTTTTCAGCACCAAATGCCATGGTTGTGACTTCCCAGTAGAAGCGGGAGACAAGTTCATTGAAGCACTGGGTCATACCTGGCACGATACCTGCTTTGTCTGTGCA GTGTGCCATGTGAACCTGGAGGGCCAGCCCTTCTACTCCAAGAAAGAAAAGCCCCTGTGCAAGAAGCACGCTCACGCCATCAACGTGTAA